One part of the Streptomyces ferrugineus genome encodes these proteins:
- a CDS encoding carbohydrate ABC transporter permease encodes MTQVLDKPVQLDTGAPAERTARRRALLEWIAVHSLGVAAALFFTLPFVFVVLTSLMSDQQALTRDLVPDTWEWGNYTEVLDTPGFLTWWKNTLIYAGLGTVLTVVSSVPVAYALAKFRFRGRNVALMLVISMMMLPPQVVIIPMYLFWAKQLDLSGSLWPLIIPMAFGDAFSIFLLRQFLTTIPNEYLDAAKVDGCGELRTLVRVVLPMAKPGVAAVALFQFFYAWNDYFGPQIYASENPGAWTLSYGLESFKGAHHTDWNLTMAATVLVMAPVILVFFFAQKAFVEGVTLTGVKG; translated from the coding sequence ATGACCCAAGTGCTGGACAAGCCCGTGCAGTTGGACACCGGGGCCCCCGCCGAGCGCACGGCCCGACGCAGAGCGCTCCTGGAATGGATAGCGGTCCACTCCCTCGGCGTCGCGGCCGCGCTCTTCTTCACCCTGCCCTTCGTGTTCGTCGTCCTGACCTCGCTGATGAGCGACCAGCAGGCACTCACCCGCGACCTGGTCCCGGACACCTGGGAATGGGGCAACTACACCGAGGTCCTCGACACCCCGGGCTTCCTGACCTGGTGGAAGAACACATTGATCTACGCCGGTCTGGGCACGGTCCTCACCGTCGTGTCCTCCGTCCCGGTGGCCTACGCGCTCGCGAAGTTCCGCTTCCGCGGCCGCAATGTGGCCCTGATGCTGGTCATCTCGATGATGATGCTGCCGCCCCAGGTGGTCATCATCCCGATGTACCTGTTCTGGGCGAAGCAGCTGGACCTGTCGGGGTCCCTGTGGCCCCTGATCATCCCGATGGCGTTCGGGGACGCGTTCTCGATCTTCCTGCTGCGCCAGTTCCTGACCACCATCCCCAACGAGTACCTGGACGCGGCGAAGGTGGACGGCTGCGGGGAACTGCGCACCCTTGTGCGCGTGGTCCTGCCCATGGCCAAGCCGGGTGTCGCGGCGGTGGCCCTCTTCCAGTTCTTCTACGCCTGGAACGACTACTTCGGCCCTCAGATCTACGCGTCCGAGAACCCGGGCGCCTGGACGCTCTCCTACGGACTGGAGTCGTTCAAGGGCGCCCACCACACCGACTGGAACCTCACCATGGCCGCGACCGTTCTGGTCATGGCCCCCGTCATCCTCGTGTTCTTCTTCGCCCAGAAGGCGTTCGTAGAGGGCGTCACGCTCACCGGAGTAAAGGGTTGA
- a CDS encoding ROK family transcriptional regulator, with protein sequence MAGTAGTPGTPRVLRAMNDRAALDLLLEHGPLSRTRIGKLTGLSKPTASQLLARLEAAGLVLATGTTEGRPGPGAQLYEVNPTSAYAAGLDVTPERILAAVADITGRTVGSYELPTPGRRTGRPVVRQVTDALDGAVKAAGLARDDVHRLVIGTPGAFDPNTGRLRYASHLPGWHTPALLDELAAALPMPVEYENDVNLVAVAEQRLGAARGHEDFVLLWNEGGLGAALVLGGRLHRGWTGGAGEVGFLPVPGTPLVRQVTRANSGGYQELAGSQALPRLAAELGMSDIPSTPYAEAAAALVERAAAEDTVLNRLLLQTYATRLATGLASLVSVLDPELVVLSGASLTSGGEVLRALVQAELEELAASRPRLVVGDVREHPVLRGALESALATTRDEVFDTAR encoded by the coding sequence ATGGCAGGAACCGCCGGTACGCCGGGCACCCCACGCGTTCTGCGCGCCATGAACGACCGTGCCGCCCTGGACCTCCTCCTGGAGCACGGGCCGCTGTCCCGCACGCGGATCGGCAAGCTCACCGGCCTGTCCAAGCCGACCGCCTCCCAGCTGCTGGCCCGCCTCGAGGCCGCCGGCCTCGTCCTGGCCACCGGCACGACGGAGGGCCGCCCCGGCCCGGGCGCCCAGCTCTACGAGGTCAACCCGACCTCCGCGTACGCCGCGGGGCTCGACGTCACCCCCGAACGCATCCTCGCCGCCGTCGCCGACATCACCGGCCGCACGGTCGGGTCGTACGAACTGCCCACCCCCGGCAGACGCACCGGCCGGCCCGTCGTCCGGCAGGTCACCGACGCCCTGGACGGCGCGGTGAAGGCGGCGGGACTCGCCCGCGACGACGTCCACCGGCTCGTCATCGGCACCCCCGGCGCCTTCGACCCCAACACGGGCCGGCTGCGCTACGCCTCCCACCTCCCCGGCTGGCACACCCCAGCGCTCCTGGACGAACTCGCCGCCGCGCTGCCGATGCCGGTCGAGTACGAGAACGACGTCAACCTCGTGGCGGTGGCCGAGCAGCGGCTCGGCGCGGCCCGCGGTCACGAGGACTTCGTGCTGCTGTGGAACGAGGGCGGACTCGGCGCCGCCCTGGTCCTCGGCGGCCGGCTGCACCGCGGCTGGACCGGTGGCGCGGGCGAGGTGGGTTTCCTGCCGGTTCCCGGCACGCCCCTGGTCCGGCAGGTGACCAGAGCCAACAGTGGCGGCTACCAGGAGCTGGCCGGCTCCCAGGCCCTCCCCCGGCTCGCCGCCGAACTCGGCATGAGCGACATCCCGTCCACGCCGTACGCCGAGGCCGCCGCCGCCCTCGTCGAACGGGCCGCCGCCGAGGACACCGTCCTCAACCGGCTGCTCCTGCAGACCTACGCGACCCGGCTGGCCACCGGTCTGGCCTCCCTGGTCTCCGTCCTCGACCCCGAACTGGTCGTCCTCAGCGGCGCCTCCCTCACCTCCGGCGGCGAAGTGCTGCGCGCCCTCGTCCAGGCCGAGCTGGAGGAACTGGCCGCGTCCCGGCCCCGGCTGGTCGTCGGCGACGTCCGTGAACACCCGGTGCTGCGGGGCGCGTTGGAGAGCGCGCTGGCGACCACACGCGACGAGGTCTTCGACACCGCGCGCTGA
- a CDS encoding HNH endonuclease, producing MPHVLVLNASYEPLGVVPLRRALVLVLENKAVCLEESGAFMHSATVTVPAPSVVRLKRFVRVPYRGPVPLTRRALFARDGGRCMYCGGVATSVDHVIPRSRGGKHVWDNVVASCRRCNHVKADRHLVEIGWRLRHKPAPPTGLAWRIIGTGHRDPRWLPYLQPFGADDAMARIDGISA from the coding sequence GTGCCGCATGTCCTGGTCCTCAACGCGTCGTACGAGCCGCTCGGCGTCGTACCGCTCCGCCGCGCGCTCGTCCTCGTCCTCGAGAACAAGGCCGTATGCCTCGAGGAGTCCGGCGCCTTCATGCACAGCGCAACCGTCACAGTCCCCGCACCCAGCGTGGTCCGGCTCAAGCGATTCGTCCGGGTTCCCTATCGGGGGCCCGTTCCTCTTACCCGTAGGGCGCTGTTCGCGCGCGACGGGGGCCGGTGCATGTACTGCGGTGGCGTCGCAACCAGCGTCGACCATGTCATTCCGCGCAGCCGCGGGGGCAAGCACGTCTGGGACAACGTGGTGGCGTCCTGCCGCCGCTGCAACCACGTGAAGGCCGACCGACACCTGGTCGAAATCGGCTGGCGGCTGCGCCACAAACCCGCTCCACCCACCGGCCTCGCCTGGCGCATCATCGGCACCGGGCATAGGGATCCGCGCTGGCTGCCCTACTTGCAGCCGTTCGGCGCGGACGACGCCATGGCCCGGATCGACGGCATTTCCGCCTGA
- a CDS encoding carbohydrate ABC transporter permease: MSSHPLRAKRRRSALRTAAFLSPWLIGFGVFFAYPLVSTVYFSLMKYDGFGTPVFRGLGNWAYVFNDYPLFWPALRNTLWLVLVMVTCRVVFGLGIGLLITKIKTGTGVFRTLFYLPYLAPPVAATLAFVFLLNPGTGPVNSLLGDLGLPTPGWFTDPTWSKPALTALALWGVGDLMVIFMAALLDVPKEQYEAAELDGTSALQRFRYVTLPNISPIVMFAVVTGVIQTMQYYTQPLVAGKVASGIIGGSGQQFEPGYPDKSTLTLPQLVYNLGFQRFDYGSACVVALVLFALAMAFTALLMRRRGGLIQAGD; encoded by the coding sequence ATGTCCTCGCACCCGCTCCGCGCGAAGCGCCGCAGGTCGGCGCTTCGAACGGCGGCCTTCCTGTCACCGTGGCTCATCGGGTTCGGCGTCTTCTTCGCCTATCCGCTGGTGTCCACCGTGTACTTCTCCCTGATGAAGTACGACGGCTTCGGCACACCGGTGTTCCGCGGCCTGGGCAACTGGGCCTACGTCTTCAACGACTACCCGCTGTTCTGGCCGGCGCTGCGCAACACGCTCTGGCTGGTACTGGTGATGGTGACCTGCCGGGTCGTCTTCGGGCTCGGCATCGGCCTGCTCATCACCAAGATCAAGACCGGCACGGGCGTCTTCCGCACCCTCTTCTACCTCCCCTACCTCGCCCCGCCGGTGGCCGCGACCCTGGCCTTCGTCTTCCTGCTCAACCCCGGCACCGGCCCGGTCAACTCCCTCCTCGGCGACCTGGGGCTGCCGACGCCCGGCTGGTTCACGGACCCCACCTGGTCCAAGCCGGCCCTCACCGCGCTGGCGCTGTGGGGCGTGGGCGACCTCATGGTCATCTTCATGGCGGCGCTGCTCGACGTGCCGAAGGAGCAGTACGAGGCGGCGGAGCTGGACGGCACCTCGGCCTTGCAGCGGTTCCGGTACGTCACGCTGCCGAACATCTCTCCGATCGTGATGTTCGCCGTGGTCACGGGCGTGATCCAGACGATGCAGTACTACACACAGCCGCTGGTGGCCGGAAAGGTCGCCTCCGGCATCATCGGCGGCTCCGGCCAGCAGTTCGAGCCGGGCTACCCCGACAAGTCGACCCTGACGCTCCCCCAGCTCGTCTACAACCTCGGCTTCCAGCGCTTCGACTACGGCTCGGCCTGTGTGGTCGCACTCGTACTGTTCGCTCTCGCCATGGCGTTCACCGCGCTGCTGATGCGGCGCCGGGGCGGACTGATCCAGGCAGGTGACTGA
- a CDS encoding MFS transporter yields MARVRVRSWRAEWWPVAGGRSLGRRFRWLWGAYAVSVFGTWLAFDAFSLIAVLVLDAGVTEVALLSASGLAVGAALALPLGAWVEFRPKRPVMVAADLVRCAVLLSLPAAFALDALGLGQLLMASVVMAAADITFNAASGAYLKSLFPPEDLPEDLLVANGRFEATMWTATAVGPPLGGMAIGVFGPMATVLANAVSFLLSALGIRAIGGVGSIGGVGGKERQQISPDGPSGPRAGDLRAGWRHILGHPTLRPLFLNTVLVNSLMMVSAPLLAVLMLGRLGFTPWQYGLAFAVPCLGGLLGSRLSRRLVARHGRHRILLVAGSLRACWPVGLAFVGPGTPGLLLVMAVEFGLITCAGVFNPVLATTRLELTPPDRVTRTLSAWTITVRTVTAAMTALWGLLATLTGPRAAIAVAGALLLATPLLLPRRERTARHSALR; encoded by the coding sequence ATGGCACGGGTCCGGGTGCGGTCGTGGCGAGCGGAGTGGTGGCCGGTGGCGGGTGGGCGGTCGCTGGGGCGGCGGTTCCGGTGGCTGTGGGGGGCGTACGCGGTCAGCGTCTTCGGGACGTGGCTGGCGTTCGACGCGTTCTCCCTGATCGCCGTCCTCGTGCTGGACGCCGGGGTGACCGAGGTGGCGCTGCTGTCGGCCTCGGGGCTCGCGGTGGGGGCAGCGCTGGCGTTGCCGCTCGGGGCATGGGTGGAGTTCCGGCCGAAGCGGCCCGTGATGGTCGCGGCGGATCTGGTGCGGTGCGCGGTGCTGCTCAGCCTCCCGGCCGCGTTCGCGCTGGACGCGCTCGGTCTCGGGCAGCTTCTGATGGCGTCGGTGGTGATGGCCGCCGCGGACATCACGTTCAACGCGGCGAGCGGCGCGTATCTGAAGTCCCTTTTCCCGCCGGAGGACCTCCCGGAGGACCTGCTGGTGGCGAACGGCCGCTTCGAGGCCACGATGTGGACGGCCACGGCGGTCGGGCCACCGCTCGGCGGGATGGCGATCGGGGTGTTCGGCCCGATGGCGACGGTGCTGGCGAACGCGGTCAGCTTTCTTCTCTCGGCGCTGGGAATCCGGGCGATCGGGGGTGTCGGGAGTATCGGGGGTGTCGGGGGTAAGGAAAGGCAACAGATCAGTCCTGACGGCCCATCAGGCCCACGGGCGGGCGACCTTCGCGCCGGCTGGCGGCACATCCTCGGCCACCCGACCCTGCGCCCGCTGTTCCTCAACACGGTCCTGGTCAACTCCCTGATGATGGTGTCGGCCCCGCTGCTGGCCGTCCTCATGCTCGGCCGACTCGGCTTCACCCCTTGGCAGTACGGCCTCGCCTTCGCCGTGCCATGCCTGGGCGGCCTGCTGGGCTCACGGCTGTCCCGGCGCCTGGTGGCCCGCCACGGCCGGCACCGGATCCTGCTCGTCGCGGGCAGTCTGCGCGCCTGCTGGCCCGTCGGCCTGGCCTTCGTCGGCCCGGGCACGCCCGGCCTGCTGCTCGTCATGGCCGTCGAGTTCGGCCTGATCACCTGCGCGGGCGTCTTCAACCCGGTGCTCGCCACCACGCGCCTCGAACTGACCCCGCCGGACCGGGTGACCCGCACCCTGTCGGCCTGGACGATCACCGTCAGGACCGTGACCGCGGCCATGACCGCGCTGTGGGGGCTGCTCGCGACGCTGACCGGCCCGCGCGCGGCGATCGCCGTTGCCGGCGCCCTGCTCCTGGCGACGCCGCTGCTGCTTCCCCGGCGCGAGCGGACGGCGCGGCACAGCGCCCTCAGGTAG
- a CDS encoding 6-phospho-beta-glucosidase, with amino-acid sequence MKLTVVGGGSTYTPELIDGFARLRDTLPVEELVLMDPAADRLELVGGLARRIFTRQAHNGRITTTTDLDAAVDGADAVLLQLRVGGQAAREQDETWPLECGCVGQETTGAGGLAKALRTVPVVLGIADRVRRANPTAWVIDFTNPVGIVTRALLQEGHKAVGLCNVAIGFQRKFATLLGVAPAEVHLDHVGLNHLTWETGVRLGGPEGEDVLPKLLADHGDTIAADLHLPRVLLDRLGVVPSYYLRYYYAHDEVVRELRTRPSRAAEVAEMERKLLTLYADPALDEKPELLSRRGGAYYSEAAVDLAAALLNGAGSTYQVVNTYNRGTLPFLPDDAVIEVQAAVGGQGPAPLPVPSPDPLYAGLMAQVTAYEDLALDAALHGGRTRVFKALLSHPLVGQYEYAERLTDQLIAHNREHLAWA; translated from the coding sequence ATGAAACTCACCGTGGTCGGCGGCGGCTCGACCTACACCCCCGAACTCATCGACGGCTTCGCCCGCCTCCGGGACACCCTCCCCGTCGAGGAACTGGTCCTCATGGACCCGGCGGCGGACCGCCTGGAACTGGTCGGCGGCCTGGCCCGCCGTATCTTCACCCGCCAGGCCCACAACGGCCGGATCACCACGACCACCGACCTGGACGCGGCCGTGGACGGCGCCGACGCGGTCCTGCTGCAACTGCGCGTGGGCGGCCAGGCGGCCCGCGAGCAGGACGAGACGTGGCCCCTGGAATGCGGCTGCGTGGGCCAGGAGACGACGGGCGCGGGCGGCCTGGCGAAGGCCCTGCGCACGGTCCCGGTCGTCCTCGGCATCGCCGACCGCGTCCGCCGCGCCAACCCCACCGCCTGGGTCATCGACTTCACCAACCCGGTCGGCATCGTGACCCGGGCCCTGCTCCAGGAGGGCCACAAGGCGGTCGGCCTGTGCAACGTGGCGATCGGCTTCCAGCGCAAGTTCGCGACGCTGCTCGGCGTCGCCCCCGCCGAGGTCCACCTGGACCACGTGGGCCTCAACCACCTCACCTGGGAGACCGGGGTACGCCTCGGCGGCCCCGAGGGCGAGGACGTCCTGCCGAAGCTCCTGGCCGACCACGGCGACACGATCGCCGCGGACCTGCACCTGCCGCGGGTGCTCCTGGACCGCCTGGGCGTCGTCCCGTCGTACTACCTGCGCTACTACTACGCGCACGACGAGGTGGTGCGCGAACTGCGGACCAGGCCGTCCCGCGCCGCGGAGGTGGCCGAAATGGAAAGAAAGCTGCTCACCCTGTACGCCGACCCGGCCCTGGACGAGAAGCCCGAACTCCTCTCCAGGCGCGGCGGCGCGTACTACTCGGAGGCGGCGGTGGACCTGGCGGCGGCGCTGCTGAACGGCGCGGGCAGCACGTACCAGGTGGTGAACACGTACAACAGGGGCACCCTGCCGTTCCTCCCCGACGACGCGGTGATCGAGGTGCAGGCGGCGGTCGGCGGACAGGGCCCGGCCCCGCTGCCGGTCCCGAGCCCGGACCCCCTGTACGCGGGTCTGATGGCCCAGGTGACGGCCTACGAGGACCTGGCCCTGGACGCGGCCCTGCACGGCGGCCGCACCCGCGTCTTCAAGGCCCTGCTCTCCCACCCCCTCGTCGGCCAGTACGAGTACGCCGAGCGGCTCACCGACCAGCTGATCGCACACAACCGGGAGCACCTCGCGTGGGCATGA
- a CDS encoding mechanosensitive ion channel family protein — protein MSLSAFLLAAGSTPSPSPSETRTPAVPSIEEAQESATQAASWVEQNWSTWLAIGLRVLLILVIAAVLRVAVRRAITKLIDRMNRTAQAVDGTALGGLLVNVERRRQRSQAIGSVLRSVASFLIMGTAALMVLSTFEINLAPLLASAGVAGVAIGFGARNLVTDFLSGVFMILEDQYGVGDSIDAGVASGEVIEVGLRVTKLRGENGAIWYVRNGEVKRIGNLSQGWSTAHVEVTLRPEEDLVRVKALLTEAGEAMAKEEPWNEMLWGPVEVLGLDSVLQDSMVLHVAAKTMPGKALGIERELRWRLKQALDAADIPIIGGPPLPVDDEPAADPTAGVAAPSAYANPVSPESRAATPLSPPPSVTK, from the coding sequence GTGTCCCTGTCCGCCTTCCTACTGGCCGCCGGTTCGACGCCGTCGCCGTCTCCCTCGGAGACGCGGACCCCGGCGGTGCCCTCGATCGAGGAGGCCCAGGAGAGCGCGACCCAGGCGGCGAGCTGGGTCGAGCAGAACTGGTCGACCTGGCTCGCGATCGGCCTGCGGGTCCTGCTGATCCTGGTGATAGCGGCCGTGCTGAGAGTGGCGGTGCGGCGGGCGATCACCAAGCTCATAGACCGGATGAACCGCACCGCGCAGGCGGTGGACGGCACGGCCCTCGGCGGCCTCCTGGTCAACGTCGAGCGCCGCCGCCAGCGCTCGCAGGCGATCGGCTCGGTCCTGCGCTCCGTGGCCAGCTTCCTGATCATGGGCACGGCGGCCCTGATGGTGCTGTCCACCTTCGAGATCAACCTGGCACCGCTGCTGGCCTCCGCCGGTGTCGCGGGCGTGGCCATCGGCTTCGGCGCCCGCAACCTGGTCACCGACTTCCTCTCCGGCGTCTTCATGATCCTGGAGGACCAGTACGGCGTCGGCGACTCGATCGACGCGGGCGTGGCCTCCGGCGAGGTCATCGAGGTCGGTCTGCGCGTGACCAAGCTGCGCGGTGAGAACGGCGCGATCTGGTACGTCCGCAACGGCGAGGTCAAGCGCATCGGCAATCTCTCGCAGGGCTGGTCGACGGCCCATGTGGAGGTGACGCTCCGCCCCGAGGAGGACCTGGTGCGGGTCAAGGCGCTGCTCACCGAGGCGGGCGAGGCCATGGCCAAGGAAGAGCCGTGGAACGAGATGCTGTGGGGACCGGTCGAGGTGCTCGGCCTGGACAGCGTCCTACAGGACTCGATGGTGCTGCACGTCGCCGCGAAGACCATGCCGGGCAAGGCCCTGGGCATCGAACGGGAACTGCGCTGGCGCCTCAAGCAGGCCCTCGACGCGGCCGACATCCCCATCATCGGCGGGCCCCCGCTCCCGGTGGACGACGAGCCCGCCGCGGATCCGACAGCGGGCGTGGCCGCTCCGTCGGCCTACGCCAACCCCGTTTCTCCGGAGTCCCGGGCGGCCACTCCGCTGTCGCCGCCGCCGAGCGTGACGAAGTAG
- a CDS encoding N-acetylglucosamine kinase codes for MGMTARVLAIDAGNSKTDVAVLAGDGTVLATARAGGFRPPAVGVERAVDTLAGAVDRAFTAARVTSADHVSACLANADFPVEEETLAAALHARAWGTTVEVRNDTFAILRAGVTEPRGVAVVCGAGINCVGMRPDGRTARFPALGRISGDWGGGWGLAEEALWHAARAEDGRGEPTALARTLPAHFGLPTMYALIEALHLGRVEEIRRHELTPVLFATAEAGDPVARAIVDRLADEVVTMATVALSRLDLLEEETPVLLGGGVLAARHAQLTDGIRDLLISRAPKAVPGVVTASPVLGAALLGLDAVGAPPQAHARLRAHFEG; via the coding sequence GTGGGCATGACCGCACGTGTCCTCGCCATCGACGCGGGCAACAGCAAGACCGACGTGGCGGTGCTGGCCGGCGACGGGACCGTCCTGGCCACGGCCCGCGCAGGAGGGTTCCGCCCGCCCGCGGTGGGCGTGGAGCGGGCCGTGGACACCCTCGCCGGGGCCGTGGACCGAGCCTTCACGGCCGCACGCGTGACATCCGCCGACCACGTCTCCGCGTGCCTGGCGAACGCCGACTTCCCGGTGGAGGAGGAGACGCTGGCCGCCGCGCTGCACGCACGCGCGTGGGGGACGACGGTCGAGGTCCGCAACGACACCTTCGCGATCCTGCGGGCGGGCGTGACCGAGCCCCGGGGCGTGGCCGTCGTCTGCGGCGCCGGCATCAACTGCGTGGGCATGCGCCCCGACGGCCGTACGGCCCGCTTTCCGGCGCTGGGCCGTATCTCCGGTGACTGGGGCGGCGGTTGGGGGCTGGCGGAGGAGGCGCTGTGGCACGCGGCGCGGGCGGAGGACGGCCGGGGCGAGCCGACGGCCCTGGCGCGCACCCTCCCCGCGCACTTCGGACTGCCCACCATGTACGCCCTGATCGAGGCCCTGCACCTGGGGCGCGTCGAGGAGATCCGCCGCCACGAACTGACACCGGTCCTCTTCGCCACGGCCGAGGCCGGCGACCCGGTCGCCCGCGCGATCGTGGACCGGCTGGCCGACGAGGTGGTGACGATGGCGACGGTCGCACTGAGCCGCCTCGACCTGCTGGAGGAGGAGACACCGGTCCTGCTGGGCGGTGGCGTACTGGCCGCACGCCACGCCCAACTCACCGACGGCATCCGCGACCTGCTCATCTCCCGCGCGCCCAAGGCGGTACCCGGGGTGGTCACGGCCAGTCCGGTGCTGGGGGCGGCCTTGCTGGGCCTGGACGCGGTGGGGGCACCGCCGCAGGCACATGCCCGGCTGCGTGCACACTTCGAAGGCTGA
- a CDS encoding ABC transporter substrate-binding protein, giving the protein MSIASRRAAAALAASASLALLATACTGQSESGATDDPDARTTITFWHGWSAPGEVKAIQENVDRFEKAHPNITVKVVGNINDDKLNQALRAGGSNGPDVVSSFTTSNIGKFCSSGAFLDLEPFIEKSKLDLDKTIPKPMLDYTQFEGTRCALPLLGDAYGLYYNKDAFEKAGIESPPKTWSQFAKVAEKLTVSKGDSYQQLGFMPTYHGYETVLDHYMSQWDHAYFDADGKSNVAKDPAFAEMFTYQKKLIDDLGGFAKLEKYRNTFGDEWGAKHPFHTGQVSMQLDGEWRLGMARDAGVDFEIGTAPMPVADDEVDEYGKGFLSGTIIGIAPQSEKQNAAWELVKYLTTDTEAVVSFANAIHNVPSTFAALKSPDLKVDPAFKTFLDIAQNPHSNTPPASVNGSTYQTTLQDFGYQYESGKVKDLKAGLEKTARQIDTDIEQAK; this is encoded by the coding sequence ATGTCCATAGCGTCCCGCAGGGCAGCCGCCGCCCTCGCCGCCTCCGCCTCTCTCGCCCTCCTCGCCACGGCGTGCACCGGCCAGTCGGAGTCGGGCGCCACCGACGACCCCGACGCCAGGACGACGATCACCTTCTGGCACGGCTGGAGCGCGCCCGGCGAGGTCAAGGCGATCCAGGAGAACGTCGACCGGTTCGAGAAGGCCCACCCGAACATCACCGTGAAGGTCGTCGGCAACATCAACGACGACAAGCTCAACCAGGCGCTGCGCGCGGGCGGTTCGAACGGGCCGGACGTGGTGTCGTCGTTCACGACCTCCAACATCGGCAAGTTCTGCTCCTCCGGCGCCTTCCTCGACCTCGAGCCCTTCATCGAGAAGTCGAAGCTCGACCTCGACAAGACCATCCCGAAGCCGATGCTGGACTACACCCAGTTCGAGGGCACCCGCTGCGCCCTGCCGCTGCTGGGCGACGCCTACGGCCTCTACTACAACAAGGACGCCTTCGAGAAGGCGGGCATCGAGTCCCCGCCGAAGACGTGGTCTCAGTTCGCGAAGGTCGCCGAGAAGCTGACCGTAAGCAAGGGTGACAGTTACCAGCAGCTCGGCTTCATGCCGACGTACCACGGCTACGAGACGGTCTTGGACCACTACATGTCCCAGTGGGACCACGCCTACTTCGACGCCGACGGCAAGTCCAACGTCGCCAAGGACCCGGCCTTCGCGGAGATGTTCACCTACCAGAAGAAGCTCATCGACGACCTCGGCGGCTTCGCGAAACTGGAGAAGTACCGCAACACCTTCGGCGACGAGTGGGGCGCCAAGCACCCGTTCCACACCGGCCAGGTGTCCATGCAGCTCGACGGCGAGTGGCGGCTCGGCATGGCGCGGGACGCCGGCGTCGACTTCGAGATCGGCACCGCTCCGATGCCCGTCGCCGACGACGAGGTCGACGAGTACGGCAAGGGCTTCCTCTCCGGCACGATCATCGGCATCGCGCCGCAGAGCGAGAAGCAGAACGCGGCCTGGGAACTGGTGAAGTACCTGACCACCGACACCGAGGCCGTCGTGTCCTTCGCCAACGCCATCCACAACGTGCCGTCCACCTTCGCGGCCCTGAAGTCGCCCGACCTGAAGGTGGACCCCGCCTTCAAGACGTTCCTGGACATCGCCCAGAACCCGCACTCGAACACCCCGCCGGCCTCCGTCAACGGCTCCACGTACCAGACGACGCTGCAGGACTTCGGCTACCAGTACGAGTCGGGCAAGGTGAAGGACCTCAAGGCCGGTCTGGAGAAGACCGCCCGGCAGATCGACACCGACATCGAGCAGGCGAAGTAG